One genomic segment of Stenotrophomonas sp. 704A1 includes these proteins:
- a CDS encoding F0F1 ATP synthase subunit epsilon, with protein sequence MSTIRCDIVSAEQEIFRGEATLVVATGELGELGIAPKHAPLITRLKPGKVVVTTPNGEQLDFAISGGILEVQPQVVTVLADTAIRAQDIDEASVRKAKEEAERILANRGEAMEIAEAQQKLAEAVVQLQALERLRKTLKH encoded by the coding sequence ATGAGCACCATCCGTTGCGACATCGTCAGCGCCGAGCAGGAAATCTTCCGTGGCGAAGCGACCCTGGTCGTGGCCACCGGTGAGCTGGGCGAGCTGGGCATCGCGCCCAAGCACGCACCGCTGATCACCCGCCTGAAGCCGGGCAAGGTGGTGGTGACCACGCCGAACGGCGAGCAGCTGGACTTCGCCATTTCCGGCGGCATCCTCGAGGTGCAGCCGCAGGTGGTGACCGTGCTGGCCGACACCGCGATCCGTGCACAGGACATCGACGAAGCCTCGGTCCGCAAGGCCAAGGAAGAAGCCGAGCGCATCCTGGCCAACCGTGGCGAAGCCATGGAAATTGCCGAAGCCCAGCAGAAGCTGGCCGAAGCCGTTGTCCAGCTGCAGGCCCTCGAGCGCCTGCGCAAGACCCTCAAGCACTGA
- the glmU gene encoding bifunctional UDP-N-acetylglucosamine diphosphorylase/glucosamine-1-phosphate N-acetyltransferase GlmU, translated as MTQPLHVIILAAGAGKRMKSVLPKVLQPIAGQPMLAHVIATARELQPAAIHVVYGHGGEAVRQRFADQPDLLWAEQAQQLGTGHAVAQAMPAVPDAAQVLVLYGDVPLIRAQTLRELLEQPGRLAVLVAEMDDPTGYGRVLRDAEGKVGAIVEQKDADDEQRRVRIINTGIITAESTALRRWLSQLSNSNAQGEYYLTDVFAFAAREYTPAEMALVADAQEAEGANDPWQLSQLERAWQRRAVRALCAQGARVLDPARLDIRGEVIVGSDVLIDVDVILEGRVVLGDGVTIGPFTRLKDVTLGAGTEVRAHCDVEGVVSEGAAQIGPFARLRPGTVLADGVHVGNFVETKKVTLGVGSKANHLTYLGDAVVGSRVNIGAGTITCNYDGVNKSTTTIGDNAFIGSNSSLVAPLLIGEGATIAAGSVITRTAPDGKLTVARARQETIDGWHRPVKKS; from the coding sequence ATGACCCAACCCCTGCACGTGATCATCCTGGCCGCCGGCGCCGGCAAGCGCATGAAGTCGGTGCTGCCGAAGGTGCTGCAGCCGATCGCCGGTCAGCCGATGCTGGCCCATGTGATCGCCACCGCGCGTGAGCTGCAGCCGGCGGCCATCCACGTGGTGTACGGCCACGGCGGCGAGGCGGTGCGCCAGCGCTTCGCCGACCAGCCCGACCTGCTGTGGGCCGAGCAGGCCCAGCAGCTGGGCACCGGCCATGCGGTGGCGCAGGCCATGCCGGCGGTGCCCGATGCCGCGCAGGTGCTGGTGCTGTACGGCGACGTGCCGCTGATCCGTGCGCAGACGCTGCGCGAGCTGCTGGAACAACCCGGCCGGCTGGCGGTGCTGGTGGCCGAGATGGACGATCCCACCGGCTACGGCCGCGTGCTGCGCGATGCCGAAGGCAAGGTCGGCGCGATCGTCGAGCAGAAGGACGCCGACGATGAACAGCGCCGTGTGCGCATCATCAACACCGGCATCATCACCGCCGAATCGACCGCGCTGCGTCGTTGGCTCTCGCAGCTGTCCAACAGCAACGCACAGGGCGAGTACTACCTGACCGACGTGTTCGCCTTCGCCGCACGCGAGTACACCCCGGCGGAGATGGCGCTGGTGGCCGACGCGCAGGAAGCGGAAGGTGCCAACGATCCCTGGCAGCTGTCGCAGCTGGAGCGGGCCTGGCAGCGCCGTGCGGTCCGTGCGCTGTGCGCCCAGGGCGCACGCGTACTGGACCCGGCACGGCTGGACATCCGTGGCGAGGTGATCGTCGGCAGCGACGTGCTGATCGATGTCGACGTGATCCTGGAAGGCAGGGTGGTGCTGGGCGATGGCGTGACCATCGGCCCGTTCACCCGGCTCAAGGACGTGACGCTGGGGGCGGGGACCGAAGTCCGCGCGCACTGCGATGTGGAGGGCGTGGTGAGTGAGGGCGCGGCCCAGATCGGTCCGTTCGCGCGCCTGCGCCCGGGTACCGTGCTGGCCGATGGCGTGCACGTGGGCAACTTCGTGGAAACCAAGAAGGTGACCCTGGGCGTGGGCAGCAAGGCCAACCACCTGACCTACCTGGGGGATGCGGTGGTCGGCAGCCGGGTCAACATCGGCGCGGGCACCATCACCTGCAACTACGACGGCGTGAACAAGTCGACCACCACCATCGGCGACAACGCCTTCATCGGTTCCAACAGTTCGCTGGTGGCGCCGTTGCTGATCGGCGAAGGTGCGACGATTGCTGCAGGTTCGGTGATTACCCGCACTGCGCCCGATGGCAAGCTGACGGTGGCGCGTGCACGACAGGAAACCATCGATGGCTGGCATCGCCCGGTCAAGAAGTCCTGA
- the atpD gene encoding F0F1 ATP synthase subunit beta, with translation MSQGKIVQIIGAVVDVEFPRESVPKVYDALKVENTEITLEVQQQLGDGVVRTIALGSTDGLKRNLVAVNTNRGISVPVGAGTLGRIMDVLGRPIDEAGPVAASDNWEIHRAAPSYEDQSPATELLETGIKVIDLMCPFAKGGKVGLFGGAGVGKTVNMMELINNIAKAHSGLSVFAGVGERTREGNDFYHEMKDSNVLDKVAMVYGQMNEPPGNRLRVALTGLTMAEYFRDEKDENGKGKDVLLFVDNIYRYTLAGTEVSALLGRMPSAVGYQPTLAEEMGVLQERITSTKNGSITSIQAVYVPADDLTDPSPATTFAHLDSTVTLSRSIASLGIYPAVDPLDSTSRQMDPLVIGHEHYDTAQRVQQTLQKYKELKDIIAILGMDELSEEDKQAVSRARKIERFFSQPFHVAEVFTGSPGKYVPLKDTIRGFKAIVDGEYDHLPEQAFYMVGGIEEAVEKAKKMAEKA, from the coding sequence ATGAGTCAGGGCAAGATCGTTCAGATCATCGGCGCGGTCGTCGACGTCGAATTCCCGCGTGAGTCGGTGCCGAAGGTGTACGACGCACTGAAGGTCGAAAACACCGAGATCACCCTCGAAGTCCAGCAGCAGCTGGGCGACGGCGTGGTGCGTACCATCGCCCTCGGTTCCACCGACGGCCTGAAGCGCAACCTGGTCGCCGTCAACACCAACCGCGGCATCTCCGTGCCGGTTGGCGCCGGCACCCTGGGCCGCATCATGGACGTGCTCGGCCGTCCGATCGACGAAGCCGGCCCGGTGGCCGCCAGTGACAACTGGGAAATCCACCGTGCGGCCCCGTCGTACGAAGACCAGTCCCCGGCCACCGAACTGCTGGAAACCGGCATCAAGGTCATCGACCTGATGTGCCCGTTCGCCAAGGGCGGCAAGGTCGGCCTGTTCGGCGGCGCCGGCGTCGGCAAGACCGTCAACATGATGGAGCTGATCAACAACATCGCCAAGGCGCACAGCGGTCTGTCCGTGTTCGCCGGCGTGGGCGAGCGTACCCGTGAGGGCAACGACTTCTACCACGAAATGAAGGACTCCAACGTCCTGGACAAGGTGGCGATGGTGTACGGCCAGATGAACGAGCCGCCGGGCAACCGTCTGCGCGTCGCCCTGACCGGCCTGACCATGGCCGAGTACTTCCGTGACGAGAAGGACGAGAACGGCAAGGGCAAGGACGTGCTGCTGTTCGTCGACAACATCTACCGCTACACCCTGGCCGGTACCGAAGTGTCGGCACTGCTGGGCCGCATGCCGTCCGCCGTGGGTTACCAGCCGACCCTGGCCGAGGAAATGGGCGTCCTGCAGGAGCGCATCACCTCGACCAAGAATGGCTCGATCACCTCGATCCAGGCCGTCTACGTTCCCGCGGACGACCTGACCGACCCGTCGCCGGCGACCACCTTCGCCCACCTGGACTCGACCGTCACCCTGTCGCGTTCGATCGCCTCGCTGGGTATCTACCCGGCCGTCGATCCGCTGGACTCCACCAGCCGCCAGATGGACCCGCTGGTCATCGGCCACGAGCACTACGACACCGCCCAGCGCGTCCAGCAGACCCTGCAGAAGTACAAGGAACTGAAGGACATCATCGCCATCCTGGGCATGGACGAACTGTCCGAAGAAGACAAGCAGGCCGTGTCGCGCGCCCGCAAGATCGAGCGCTTCTTCAGCCAGCCGTTCCACGTGGCCGAAGTGTTCACCGGTTCGCCGGGCAAGTACGTGCCGCTGAAGGACACCATCCGTGGCTTCAAGGCCATCGTCGATGGCGAGTACGACCACCTGCCGGAGCAGGCGTTCTACATGGTCGGCGGCATCGAAGAAGCGGTCGAGAAGGCCAAGAAGATGGCCGAGAAGGCCTGA
- a CDS encoding sensor histidine kinase, with product MKRRSFTFRLFLRLLPVLALAAALPWLLAYWMDHGWLVTTVSTIILLSLMWWTLRRATAPVRSLMRALSGTTSSYRDGEYTFGVYWPGNDELGDLVQAHRELGDVLRAQRQGLVQRELLLDTMVQNTPVAMLLIAAGGDGVARVVFSNLAARKLLHGGWKLEGQRLEDVLEQLPVELRDAIGRGGDSLFAVQAEGEDGDEDDEQVYHLSRRAFQLNGRPHDLLLVRQLTAELRRQEVQTWKKVIRVISHELNNSLAPIASLAHSGGELVKRERFDRLPEIFTTIEDRARHLEGFIRGYARFAKLPQPQLQTVHWAPFLSSLCQQIPFTMEREPDQELSSRIDIAQFGQALLNLLKNAHEACAEAEPPNDDVRVQLTRLPQWLRLDVLDRGKGMNEQVLQNALMPFYSTKRNGTGLGLALTREIVEAHGGRVSLQNRPDGGLCVSILLPVG from the coding sequence ATGAAACGGCGCTCCTTCACCTTCCGCCTGTTCCTGCGCCTGCTGCCGGTGCTGGCGCTGGCCGCCGCGCTGCCGTGGCTGCTGGCGTACTGGATGGACCATGGCTGGCTGGTGACCACCGTTTCCACCATCATCCTGCTCTCGCTGATGTGGTGGACGCTGCGCCGCGCCACCGCACCGGTGCGTTCGCTGATGCGGGCGCTGTCCGGTACCACCAGCAGCTACCGCGATGGCGAGTACACCTTCGGCGTGTACTGGCCGGGCAACGACGAACTGGGTGACCTGGTGCAGGCGCACCGCGAGCTGGGCGACGTCCTGCGCGCCCAGCGCCAGGGCCTGGTGCAGCGCGAGCTGCTGCTGGACACCATGGTGCAGAACACCCCGGTGGCGATGCTGCTGATCGCCGCCGGTGGCGATGGCGTGGCCCGGGTGGTGTTCTCCAACCTGGCGGCGCGCAAGCTGCTGCATGGTGGCTGGAAGCTGGAAGGCCAGCGCCTGGAAGACGTGCTGGAGCAGCTGCCGGTGGAACTGCGCGATGCGATCGGGCGCGGCGGCGACAGCCTGTTCGCGGTGCAGGCCGAGGGCGAGGACGGCGACGAGGACGATGAGCAGGTCTACCACCTGTCGCGCCGCGCGTTCCAGCTCAACGGCCGGCCGCATGACCTGCTGCTGGTGCGCCAGCTCACCGCCGAGCTGCGCCGGCAGGAAGTGCAGACCTGGAAGAAGGTGATCCGGGTCATCAGCCACGAGCTCAACAACTCACTGGCCCCGATTGCGTCGCTGGCGCATTCCGGTGGCGAGCTGGTCAAGCGCGAGCGCTTTGACCGCCTGCCGGAGATCTTCACCACCATCGAAGATCGTGCGCGCCACCTGGAGGGATTCATCCGCGGCTACGCACGCTTTGCCAAGCTGCCGCAGCCCCAGTTGCAGACCGTGCACTGGGCGCCGTTCCTGTCCAGCCTGTGCCAGCAGATCCCGTTCACGATGGAGCGCGAACCGGACCAGGAGCTGAGCAGCCGCATCGATATCGCGCAGTTCGGCCAGGCCCTGCTCAACCTGCTGAAGAATGCCCACGAGGCGTGCGCCGAGGCAGAACCGCCGAACGATGACGTGCGTGTGCAGCTGACCCGGCTGCCGCAGTGGCTGCGGCTGGACGTGCTCGACCGCGGCAAGGGCATGAACGAGCAGGTCCTGCAGAACGCGCTGATGCCGTTCTATTCCACCAAGCGCAACGGGACCGGGCTGGGGTTGGCGCTGACCCGCGAGATCGTCGAGGCACACGGCGGCCGGGTGTCCCTGCAGAACCGCCCCGACGGGGGGCTGTGCGTGTCGATCCTGCTGCCAGTGGGGTGA
- a CDS encoding F0F1 ATP synthase subunit delta produces the protein MSQALTLARPYARAAFATARDEGAFAPWSDALAFSAHVAADPRVAALLANPELGRDDAVALLAPDTHGETYSRFLAVLAESHRLPLLPEIAGMFDALRAEAEHVVKATVTSAAELSVAELDAIKAALRKRFNREVEVTTAVDDSLIGGAVIDAGDVVIDGSLKGKLARLQTALAN, from the coding sequence ATGAGCCAGGCCCTCACGCTTGCCCGCCCGTACGCCCGCGCCGCGTTCGCGACCGCGCGTGACGAAGGCGCGTTCGCGCCGTGGTCGGACGCCCTGGCGTTCTCCGCCCACGTCGCCGCCGACCCGCGCGTGGCGGCCCTGCTCGCCAACCCGGAGCTGGGTCGTGACGACGCCGTCGCCCTGCTGGCGCCGGACACCCACGGCGAGACCTACTCGCGCTTCCTGGCCGTGCTGGCCGAGTCGCATCGTCTGCCGCTGCTGCCGGAAATCGCTGGCATGTTCGACGCCCTGCGCGCCGAGGCCGAACACGTGGTGAAGGCCACGGTGACCTCCGCGGCCGAGCTGTCGGTTGCCGAACTGGACGCGATCAAGGCCGCGCTGCGCAAGCGCTTCAATCGCGAGGTCGAGGTGACCACCGCGGTCGATGACTCGCTGATCGGCGGCGCCGTCATCGACGCCGGCGACGTGGTCATCGATGGTTCGCTGAAGGGCAAGCTGGCCCGTCTGCAGACCGCGCTCGCTAACTGA
- a CDS encoding F0F1 ATP synthase subunit B encodes MDIGFTLIAQALAFAALIWLIATKIWPPLMNAIEERQQKIAEGLAAADRSQKDLAQAQEKVNEALKEARTKANEIIDQAHARANQIVDAARNEAVAEATRQKDLAQAEIDAAANRAREDLRKQVSALAVTGAEKLLKREIDANAHKALLDELASEI; translated from the coding sequence ATGGATATCGGTTTTACCCTCATCGCCCAGGCCCTGGCCTTTGCCGCCCTGATCTGGCTCATCGCGACCAAGATCTGGCCGCCGCTGATGAACGCGATCGAAGAGCGCCAGCAGAAGATCGCTGAAGGCCTCGCTGCTGCCGACCGCAGCCAGAAAGATCTGGCCCAGGCGCAGGAAAAGGTCAATGAAGCGCTGAAGGAAGCCCGCACCAAGGCCAACGAGATCATCGACCAGGCCCACGCGCGCGCCAACCAGATCGTCGACGCGGCCCGCAACGAAGCGGTTGCCGAAGCCACCCGTCAGAAGGATCTGGCCCAGGCCGAAATCGACGCCGCCGCCAACCGTGCCCGCGAAGATCTGCGCAAGCAGGTGTCCGCGCTGGCCGTGACCGGTGCCGAAAAGCTGCTCAAGCGCGAAATCGACGCCAACGCCCACAAGGCGCTGCTCGACGAGCTGGCCTCGGAGATCTGA
- the atpG gene encoding F0F1 ATP synthase subunit gamma, producing the protein MASGREIKTKIKSVQNTRKVTRALEMVSASKIRKAQDRMKTSRPYAQAMKQVIGHLAQASTDYQHPFLVEREQVKRVGFIVISSDRGLAGGLNNNLFRRMLGEAKAWQDKGAEVDLVTIGQKASTFFRRVKVNMVGSVTHIGDQPKLESLIGVIKVMLDAFTEGKVDRVYLVYNRFVNTMTQKASFDQLLPLPPAEKQVAHHDWDYLYEPDAATVLEHVMTRYIESLVYQALLENVASEHAARMVAMKAASDNANKLIGTLQLVYNKARQAAITQEISEIVGGAAAV; encoded by the coding sequence ATGGCAAGCGGACGCGAAATCAAAACCAAGATCAAGAGCGTGCAGAACACCCGCAAGGTGACGCGCGCCCTGGAAATGGTCTCGGCCTCCAAGATCCGCAAGGCGCAGGATCGGATGAAGACCTCGCGTCCGTACGCGCAGGCGATGAAGCAGGTGATCGGCCACCTGGCCCAGGCCAGCACCGACTACCAGCATCCGTTCCTGGTCGAGCGCGAGCAGGTCAAGCGGGTCGGTTTCATCGTGATCTCCTCCGATCGCGGCCTCGCCGGCGGCCTCAACAACAACCTGTTCCGCAGGATGCTGGGCGAAGCCAAGGCATGGCAGGACAAGGGTGCGGAAGTGGACCTGGTGACCATCGGCCAGAAGGCATCGACCTTCTTCCGCCGGGTCAAGGTCAACATGGTCGGCAGCGTGACCCACATCGGCGACCAGCCGAAGCTGGAATCGCTGATCGGTGTGATCAAGGTCATGCTCGACGCCTTCACCGAAGGCAAGGTCGACCGCGTGTACCTGGTCTACAACCGCTTCGTGAACACCATGACGCAGAAGGCCAGCTTCGATCAGCTGCTGCCGCTGCCGCCGGCTGAGAAGCAGGTCGCACACCACGACTGGGACTACCTGTACGAACCCGATGCCGCGACCGTGCTCGAGCACGTGATGACGCGTTACATCGAATCGCTGGTGTACCAGGCACTGCTGGAAAACGTCGCCTCCGAACATGCCGCACGCATGGTCGCGATGAAGGCGGCGAGCGACAACGCCAACAAGCTGATCGGCACCCTGCAGCTCGTCTACAACAAGGCGCGCCAGGCAGCGATCACCCAGGAAATCTCCGAAATCGTCGGCGGCGCGGCAGCAGTCTGA
- a CDS encoding GtrA family protein: protein MSLLRQGRSYFVVGLLQLMLDWLVLVSSTALGLPVAPANIAGRVAGMLLGFWLNGRITFADAEGQRLGWRRFARFLPLWLLLTAASTLLVAAADHALGLRYAWAAKPLVEGVLAVVSFLLLRCVVYR from the coding sequence ATGAGCCTGCTCCGCCAAGGTCGTTCCTACTTCGTTGTCGGCCTGCTTCAGCTGATGCTGGACTGGCTGGTGCTGGTCAGCAGCACGGCGCTGGGGCTGCCGGTGGCACCGGCCAACATCGCCGGCCGCGTGGCCGGGATGCTGCTGGGGTTCTGGCTCAATGGCCGCATCACCTTCGCCGACGCCGAGGGACAGCGCCTGGGTTGGCGTCGCTTCGCGCGCTTCCTGCCGTTGTGGCTGCTGCTCACCGCAGCCAGCACGCTGCTGGTCGCCGCTGCCGACCACGCACTGGGCCTGCGCTACGCGTGGGCGGCCAAGCCGCTGGTGGAAGGCGTGCTGGCCGTCGTATCGTTCCTGCTGCTGCGCTGCGTCGTGTACCGCTGA
- a CDS encoding GNAT family N-acetyltransferase, which yields MAGIARSRSPEPRLARADELGALLRIEQRAGELLKGHPAYPVFAGHGLDLPTLQEGLQRGQLWVVDGTGGGLAGYLLGGVLDGDFHVLQMDVDPSHARRGYGRALLQHALAASKAQGYPAAVLTTLSDVPWNAAFYASEGFVAVPAGGWPAGLRAVMAEEAALGFPMHLRVAMRRVL from the coding sequence ATGGCTGGCATCGCCCGGTCAAGAAGTCCTGAGCCCCGGCTCGCGCGCGCCGACGAGCTCGGCGCGCTGCTCCGCATCGAACAGCGTGCCGGCGAACTGCTGAAGGGCCACCCGGCCTATCCGGTGTTTGCCGGCCACGGCCTCGACCTGCCGACGTTGCAGGAGGGCCTGCAGCGCGGACAGCTGTGGGTGGTGGATGGCACCGGGGGCGGGCTTGCCGGCTACCTGCTGGGCGGGGTGCTCGATGGCGATTTCCATGTGCTGCAGATGGACGTGGATCCCAGCCATGCGCGGCGGGGTTACGGGCGAGCGTTGCTGCAGCATGCGCTGGCCGCGTCCAAGGCACAGGGCTATCCGGCGGCGGTGCTGACCACGCTGTCCGACGTGCCGTGGAATGCGGCCTTCTACGCCAGCGAGGGCTTCGTTGCAGTGCCGGCGGGCGGGTGGCCGGCCGGGCTGCGGGCGGTGATGGCCGAGGAAGCCGCGCTGGGCTTCCCGATGCACCTGCGGGTGGCGATGCGGCGAGTGCTGTAG
- a CDS encoding sigma-54-dependent transcriptional regulator has product MPAILIIDDNASVGTALDVLFSLHDIDTLQAQSPAEGLALLESQPVDLVIQDMNFSEDTTSGEEGEALFAQIRARHPDLPVILLTAWTHLSSAVDLVKAGAADYLAKPWDDRKLLTTVNNLLELSEARRELDQRRQREQRQRHALEQKYDLCGAVFADPASERVIALACQVARSELPVLITGANGAGKEKIAQIIQANSLVAKGPFVAVNCGALPSELIEAELFGAEAGAYTGANKAREGKFEAADGGTLFLDEIGNLSLGGQMKLLRVLETGRFERLGSNRERQVKVRVVSATNADLPAMIRDGSFREDLYYRLNTVELVLPPLAERPGDIVPLAERFLTAGKPLSSTAVAALQRHPWPGNVRELRNVIQRAELLASGARIEVGDLNLPRAAAAPRPAPAAGNDPDRARIEDVLARNHGVIAQAAAELGLSRQALYRRMDRHGIPRE; this is encoded by the coding sequence ATGCCCGCGATCCTGATCATCGACGACAATGCCAGCGTGGGTACCGCGCTGGATGTGCTGTTCTCCCTGCACGACATCGACACGCTGCAGGCGCAGAGCCCGGCCGAGGGGCTGGCGCTGCTGGAATCGCAGCCGGTCGACCTGGTCATCCAGGACATGAACTTCAGCGAGGACACCACCTCGGGCGAAGAAGGCGAGGCGCTGTTCGCGCAGATCCGCGCACGCCACCCGGACCTGCCGGTGATCCTGCTCACCGCCTGGACCCACCTGAGCAGTGCCGTGGACCTGGTCAAGGCCGGGGCTGCCGACTACCTGGCCAAGCCCTGGGACGACCGCAAGCTGCTGACCACGGTCAACAACCTGCTGGAGCTTTCCGAAGCCCGGCGCGAGCTGGACCAGCGCCGCCAGCGCGAGCAGCGCCAGCGCCATGCGCTGGAGCAGAAGTACGACCTGTGCGGTGCGGTGTTCGCCGATCCGGCCAGCGAGCGGGTGATCGCGCTGGCCTGCCAGGTCGCGCGTTCGGAACTGCCGGTCCTGATCACCGGCGCCAACGGCGCCGGCAAGGAGAAGATCGCGCAGATCATCCAGGCCAACTCGCTGGTGGCCAAGGGTCCGTTCGTGGCGGTCAACTGCGGCGCCCTGCCCTCGGAGCTGATCGAGGCCGAACTGTTCGGTGCCGAGGCCGGTGCCTATACCGGCGCCAACAAGGCGCGCGAGGGCAAGTTCGAGGCTGCCGACGGCGGCACGCTGTTCCTGGATGAGATCGGCAACCTGTCGCTGGGTGGGCAGATGAAGCTGCTGCGCGTGCTCGAGACCGGGCGCTTCGAGCGGCTGGGATCCAACCGCGAACGCCAGGTCAAGGTGCGCGTGGTCAGCGCCACCAATGCCGACCTGCCGGCGATGATCCGCGATGGCAGCTTCCGTGAGGACCTCTACTACCGCCTCAACACGGTGGAACTGGTGCTGCCGCCGCTGGCCGAACGCCCCGGCGACATCGTGCCGCTGGCCGAGCGCTTCCTGACCGCAGGCAAGCCGCTGTCCAGCACCGCCGTCGCCGCCCTGCAGCGGCACCCGTGGCCGGGCAACGTGCGCGAGCTGCGCAACGTGATCCAGCGCGCCGAGCTGCTGGCCAGTGGCGCCCGCATCGAGGTGGGCGATCTCAACCTGCCGCGCGCAGCGGCGGCCCCCCGGCCGGCCCCCGCTGCCGGCAACGACCCGGACCGCGCGCGCATCGAAGACGTGCTGGCGCGCAACCACGGTGTCATCGCGCAGGCAGCGGCCGAACTCGGCCTGAGCCGCCAGGCGCTGTACCGGCGCATGGACCGCCACGGCATCCCGCGCGAATGA
- the atpE gene encoding F0F1 ATP synthase subunit C has translation MYFAVLTNLAQVQSSTVLAVGIMIGLAALGAGLGLAIMAGKFLESAARQPELIPVLQVRMFITAGLIDAAFIISVAVGLLFAFANPLVGEFVSRLPAIAG, from the coding sequence ATGTACTTCGCCGTCCTGACCAATCTCGCCCAAGTTCAGAGCTCCACCGTCCTCGCCGTCGGCATCATGATCGGCCTGGCCGCGCTGGGCGCCGGTCTGGGTCTGGCCATCATGGCCGGTAAGTTCCTGGAGTCGGCCGCGCGCCAGCCGGAACTGATCCCGGTCCTGCAGGTCCGCATGTTCATCACCGCCGGCCTGATCGACGCCGCCTTCATCATCTCGGTCGCCGTGGGCCTGCTGTTCGCCTTCGCCAACCCGCTGGTCGGCGAGTTCGTCTCGCGCCTGCCGGCGATCGCTGGCTGA
- the atpA gene encoding F0F1 ATP synthase subunit alpha translates to MATTLNPSEISELIKNRIEKVKLAAESRNEGTVTSVSDGIVRIFGLADVMQGEMIELPNNTFALALNLERDSVGAVVLGDYEHLREGDVAKTTGRILEVPVGPELLGRVVNALGEPIDGKGPLGTDLTAPVERVAPGVIWRKSVDQPVQTGYKSVDAMIPIGRGQRELIIGDRQTGKTAMAIDAVINQKGTGIKCVYVAIGQKASTIANIVRKLEENGALAHTIVVAATASESAAMQYISAYSGCTMGEYFMDRGEDALIVYDDLSKQAVAYRQISLLLKRPPGREAYPGDVFYLHSRLLERAARVSEEYVEKFTEGKVTGKTGSLTALPIIETQAGDVSAFVPTNVISITDGQIFLETDLFNAGIRPAVNAGISVSRVGGSAQTKIIKKLSGGIRISLAQYRELAAFAQFASDLDEATRKQLERGQRVTELMKQKQYAPMSIANQALSIYAVNEGYLDDVPVNKLLAFEEGLHAHFANTQGELVNKVNATGGWDNDIEGAFKKGIAEFKTTGSW, encoded by the coding sequence ATGGCAACCACGCTCAACCCCTCCGAAATCAGCGAACTGATCAAGAACCGCATCGAGAAGGTCAAGCTGGCCGCGGAATCGCGCAACGAAGGCACCGTGACCAGCGTGTCCGACGGCATCGTGCGCATCTTCGGTCTGGCCGACGTGATGCAGGGCGAAATGATCGAACTGCCGAACAACACGTTCGCCCTGGCCCTGAACCTGGAGCGCGACTCGGTCGGCGCCGTGGTGCTGGGTGACTACGAGCACCTGCGCGAAGGCGACGTGGCCAAGACCACCGGTCGCATCCTGGAAGTGCCGGTCGGTCCGGAACTGCTGGGCCGCGTCGTCAACGCGCTGGGCGAGCCGATCGACGGCAAGGGCCCGCTGGGTACCGACCTGACCGCTCCGGTCGAGCGCGTTGCCCCGGGCGTGATCTGGCGCAAGTCGGTCGACCAGCCGGTGCAGACCGGTTACAAGTCGGTCGATGCCATGATCCCGATCGGCCGTGGCCAGCGCGAGCTGATCATCGGCGACCGCCAGACCGGCAAGACCGCGATGGCCATCGATGCGGTGATCAACCAGAAGGGCACCGGCATCAAGTGCGTGTACGTTGCGATCGGCCAGAAGGCGTCGACCATCGCCAACATCGTGCGCAAGCTGGAAGAGAACGGCGCGCTGGCCCACACCATCGTGGTGGCCGCGACCGCTTCCGAATCGGCTGCCATGCAGTACATCAGCGCCTACTCGGGCTGCACCATGGGTGAGTACTTCATGGACCGCGGCGAAGACGCGCTGATCGTGTACGACGATCTGTCCAAGCAGGCCGTTGCCTACCGCCAGATCTCGCTGCTGCTGAAGCGCCCGCCGGGCCGTGAAGCCTACCCGGGTGACGTGTTCTACCTGCACTCGCGCCTGCTGGAACGCGCTGCCCGCGTGTCCGAGGAGTACGTCGAGAAGTTCACCGAAGGCAAGGTCACCGGCAAGACCGGTTCGCTGACCGCGCTGCCGATCATCGAAACCCAGGCCGGCGACGTCTCGGCGTTCGTTCCGACCAACGTGATCTCGATCACCGACGGCCAGATCTTCCTGGAAACCGATCTGTTCAACGCCGGCATCCGCCCGGCCGTGAACGCCGGTATCTCGGTGTCGCGCGTCGGTGGTTCGGCCCAGACCAAGATCATCAAGAAGCTGTCCGGCGGCATCCGTATCTCGCTGGCCCAGTACCGCGAGCTGGCGGCGTTCGCGCAGTTCGCCTCGGACCTGGACGAAGCAACCCGCAAGCAGCTGGAGCGCGGTCAGCGCGTGACCGAGCTGATGAAGCAGAAGCAGTACGCGCCGATGTCCATCGCCAACCAGGCGCTGTCGATCTACGCGGTCAACGAGGGTTACCTCGACGACGTGCCGGTCAACAAGCTGCTGGCGTTCGAAGAAGGCCTGCACGCCCACTTCGCCAACACCCAGGGCGAGCTGGTGAACAAGGTCAACGCCACCGGCGGCTGGGACAACGACATCGAAGGCGCCTTCAAGAAGGGCATCGCCGAGTTCAAGACCACCGGCAGCTGGTAA